Proteins from a genomic interval of Amycolatopsis sp. cg13:
- the lepB gene encoding signal peptidase I → MADPIPQVPAPGEPGSERPGEDEPPKKGRRKRPFWQELPILIGIALVLTILIQQFVAKVFLIPSASMETTLHGCDGCFGDRVVVDRVTYDFTDPAPGDVIVFRGPQPWTANEIAPQESGNVFTKALRGLGSLVGFAPPDERDFVKRVIAVGGQTVQCCDPKGRVLVDGKPLDEPYIHWLDQPPSVRQTFPPVTVPKGSLWVMGDNRENSCDSRCQGGGGVNGTVPVDDVIGKARVIVLPPSRWGGVSDHDPQAAPAAPAALGAPAWQQGIPLGAGALLAFPTLAAGRGLRRKLSKQD, encoded by the coding sequence GTGGCCGACCCGATCCCTCAAGTCCCTGCCCCCGGCGAGCCCGGATCCGAGCGTCCCGGCGAGGACGAGCCGCCCAAGAAGGGCCGGCGGAAGCGTCCGTTCTGGCAGGAGCTGCCGATCCTGATCGGGATCGCGCTGGTGCTGACGATCCTGATCCAGCAGTTCGTCGCGAAGGTGTTCCTGATCCCGTCGGCGTCGATGGAGACGACGCTGCACGGCTGCGACGGCTGCTTCGGCGACCGGGTCGTGGTCGACCGCGTCACCTACGATTTCACCGATCCCGCGCCCGGCGACGTCATCGTCTTCCGCGGCCCGCAGCCGTGGACCGCGAACGAGATCGCCCCGCAGGAATCGGGCAACGTCTTCACGAAGGCGTTGCGCGGCCTCGGTTCGCTCGTCGGCTTCGCGCCGCCGGACGAGCGGGACTTCGTGAAGCGCGTCATCGCCGTCGGCGGGCAGACCGTCCAGTGCTGCGACCCGAAGGGCCGCGTCCTCGTCGACGGCAAACCTCTCGACGAGCCCTACATCCACTGGCTCGACCAGCCGCCGTCGGTGCGGCAGACGTTCCCGCCGGTCACCGTGCCGAAGGGCAGCCTCTGGGTGATGGGCGACAACCGCGAGAACTCGTGCGACTCCCGCTGCCAGGGCGGCGGCGGGGTGAACGGGACCGTCCCGGTGGACGACGTCATCGGCAAGGCCCGCGTGATCGTCCTGCCGCCGTCGCGGTGGGGCGGCGTCAGCGACCACGATCCGCAAGCCGCGCCCGCCGCGCCCGCCGCGCTCGGCGCCCCCGCGTGGCAACAGGGAATCCCGCTCGGGGCGGGCGCTCTGCTGGCATTCCCGACGCTCGCCGCCGGGCGCGGTCTGCGGCGGAAGCTGAGCAAACAGGACTGA
- a CDS encoding glycosyltransferase family 4 protein, protein MKIAHIVNVGFEAGGAERSVRLIADGLRSRGQQVLVIATDHLLDDPAVSDREVFADVLVPAIRGSAARRFAGYFWHRAAYRQVTAALQSFRPDVVHLHTIGEFSPAVLSASAAYPRVLTVHGPEDWTGQLLSWNLRSRTEGRARLSTMDTARLAYLRFLQRPAYLRRLRTVDRVLTPSRFLADAVLHDLPRTPIHVVPNGVPLRAAEPVPDAAHALFAGRLEPVKGAHVLVDAFATVARRLPEARLTLAGDGTQRAALEKSVSEHGLADRVRFAGWLDGPELAAAYRAASVVVIPSVWPENFPTVALEALCVGRAVAATDVGGIPELVRPGHNGVLVPPGERRALADALSRLLGDTALRRAMGARSAGLACCHSLSTFLDRLEQHYQEVQPR, encoded by the coding sequence ATGAAGATCGCGCACATCGTCAACGTCGGCTTCGAAGCCGGCGGCGCGGAGCGTAGCGTCCGCCTCATCGCCGACGGGCTGCGCAGCCGCGGGCAGCAGGTCCTCGTCATCGCGACCGACCACCTGCTCGACGACCCCGCCGTCAGCGATCGGGAAGTCTTCGCCGACGTCCTGGTGCCCGCCATCCGCGGAAGCGCTGCCCGCCGCTTCGCGGGCTACTTCTGGCATCGCGCGGCCTATCGGCAGGTGACCGCCGCGCTGCAGTCTTTCCGGCCCGATGTGGTGCACCTGCACACGATCGGCGAGTTCAGCCCGGCAGTGCTCAGTGCGTCGGCGGCCTACCCGCGAGTGCTCACCGTGCACGGCCCGGAGGACTGGACCGGACAGCTGCTGTCGTGGAACCTGCGCAGCCGCACCGAAGGCCGCGCCCGATTATCCACAATGGACACCGCACGGCTGGCCTATTTGCGTTTCCTGCAACGACCGGCCTACCTGCGCCGCCTGCGCACCGTCGACCGCGTGCTGACCCCGAGCCGGTTCCTCGCCGACGCCGTACTGCACGACCTGCCGCGGACACCGATCCACGTCGTCCCGAACGGCGTGCCGCTGCGGGCAGCCGAACCGGTCCCCGACGCCGCCCACGCGCTGTTCGCCGGGCGGCTCGAACCGGTCAAAGGCGCGCACGTGCTCGTGGACGCCTTCGCGACCGTCGCCCGCCGCCTGCCGGAAGCCCGGCTGACGCTCGCCGGAGACGGCACCCAACGGGCCGCATTGGAAAAGTCCGTCAGCGAACACGGTCTGGCCGACCGTGTCCGGTTCGCCGGATGGCTCGACGGCCCCGAACTGGCGGCTGCGTACCGCGCCGCCTCGGTGGTGGTGATCCCGTCGGTGTGGCCGGAGAACTTCCCGACTGTCGCGCTGGAAGCCCTCTGCGTCGGACGAGCCGTCGCCGCCACCGACGTCGGCGGCATCCCCGAACTGGTCCGCCCCGGCCACAACGGGGTGCTCGTCCCGCCAGGCGAACGCCGCGCCCTCGCCGACGCGCTCTCCCGGCTTCTCGGCGACACCGCACTGCGACGGGCCATGGGCGCGCGATCGGCCGGACTCGCGTGCTGCCACAGCCTCAGCACCTTCCTCGACCGGCTCGAACAGCACTACCAGGAGGTGCAGCCCCGCTAG
- a CDS encoding DsbA family oxidoreductase gives MQVEIWSDVVCPWCYLGKARFEKALAGFEHRDEVTVTYRSFELDPGKTGTEPLLDMLTAKYGPQAGEMEQRVAGLAEAEGLGYRTDREIGNTFDAHRLLHLAREKGLEHEMVSALFRANFAEARAVFTSDVLAEVAEEAGLPRAEAEAVLADPSRYADAVRAEEREAAELGAGGVPFFVLGRRFGVSGGQSVEVFAQALEQAWEASAGR, from the coding sequence ATGCAGGTGGAAATCTGGAGCGATGTCGTGTGCCCGTGGTGCTACCTCGGGAAGGCGCGGTTCGAGAAGGCGCTGGCCGGGTTCGAGCACCGGGACGAGGTGACCGTGACGTACCGGTCGTTCGAACTGGACCCCGGGAAGACCGGCACCGAGCCGTTGCTGGACATGCTCACCGCGAAGTACGGGCCGCAGGCCGGCGAGATGGAGCAGCGGGTCGCCGGGCTCGCCGAAGCGGAAGGGCTCGGCTACCGGACTGACCGGGAAATCGGCAACACCTTCGACGCGCACCGCCTGCTGCACCTGGCCCGCGAGAAGGGGTTGGAGCACGAAATGGTGTCGGCGTTGTTCCGCGCGAATTTCGCTGAGGCTCGGGCAGTGTTCACTTCGGACGTCCTGGCGGAGGTGGCCGAGGAAGCCGGATTGCCGCGTGCGGAGGCGGAAGCGGTGCTGGCCGATCCGTCGCGGTATGCGGACGCCGTCCGGGCGGAGGAGCGCGAAGCTGCGGAGCTGGGCGCGGGCGGGGTGCCGTTTTTCGTGCTGGGACGGCGGTTCGGCGTTTCCGGCGGGCAGTCGGTGGAGGTGTTCGCGCAGGCGCTGGAGCAGGCTTGGGAGGCTTCCGCCGGACGCTGA
- a CDS encoding DUF4157 domain-containing protein, with product MRRRPLVAGLHGGQPHRLQLGQYAPETSAGRRLLAHEMTHVAQQSGLPEPVRPALGGPHDHAEHEAASVAAGTIPGARLTAERVPVIRRQERSVPKLRIPTQKQYDDQLAAKFEGMLAQGAAEAQQAVEELNGYSMRDIAAVLKLMRAHGKLAELRKYASVRPLIEVAGKATEDPASVTDYDMAKVDKQRWLDFRLHFHTVENSFLPALESACRDVGCRPLDLLSCMMAEGGVGPGSVNPQSHAVGLIQFMPSTLEKLGYPGTWRDFAELSATDQMDYVRKFLLPGKGTFTSAGRIYQFMFLPATMGSAKDRGGVIATADDADERLKKAYAKNAGLDTNKDGTITIDELEARARQHRAAAQHLLGALQARPQPRPGAQ from the coding sequence ATCCGCCGACGCCCTCTCGTCGCAGGCCTACACGGTGGGCAACCACATCGTCTTCAACTCGGCCAGTACGCCCCGGAAACCTCGGCGGGCCGCCGTCTCCTCGCGCACGAGATGACCCACGTCGCGCAGCAATCCGGCTTGCCCGAGCCGGTGCGCCCGGCGCTCGGCGGCCCGCACGACCACGCCGAGCACGAAGCGGCCTCCGTCGCGGCGGGAACCATCCCCGGCGCCCGGCTGACGGCGGAGCGGGTTCCGGTGATCCGCCGTCAAGAGCGTTCCGTGCCGAAGCTGCGGATACCGACTCAGAAACAGTATGACGACCAACTAGCCGCGAAATTCGAAGGAATGCTCGCGCAGGGCGCGGCCGAAGCCCAGCAGGCGGTCGAAGAGCTGAACGGCTACAGCATGCGCGACATCGCCGCCGTCCTCAAACTGATGCGCGCACACGGGAAACTCGCCGAACTCCGGAAGTACGCCTCTGTCCGTCCGCTGATCGAGGTCGCGGGCAAAGCGACCGAAGACCCCGCGAGCGTCACCGACTACGACATGGCCAAGGTCGACAAACAGCGGTGGCTGGACTTCCGGCTCCATTTCCACACGGTGGAGAACAGTTTCCTGCCCGCGCTGGAATCCGCGTGCCGGGACGTCGGCTGCCGCCCGCTCGACCTGCTCTCCTGCATGATGGCCGAAGGAGGCGTCGGGCCGGGGAGCGTGAACCCGCAGTCGCACGCGGTCGGCCTGATCCAGTTCATGCCTTCCACGCTGGAAAAGCTCGGCTACCCGGGAACCTGGCGGGATTTCGCCGAGCTGTCGGCGACCGACCAGATGGACTACGTCCGGAAGTTCCTGTTGCCCGGCAAGGGGACGTTCACCAGCGCTGGCCGCATTTACCAGTTCATGTTCCTGCCGGCGACAATGGGTTCGGCGAAGGACCGCGGAGGCGTCATCGCCACTGCCGACGACGCGGACGAAAGGCTGAAGAAGGCTTACGCGAAAAACGCGGGCCTCGATACGAACAAGGACGGCACGATCACTATCGACGAGCTCGAGGCCCGCGCGCGGCAGCACCGGGCCGCCGCGCAGCACCTGCTCGGCGCCCTCCAGGCTCGCCCTCAACCGCGGCCAGGTGCTCAATGA
- a CDS encoding nuclear transport factor 2 family protein has product MSADSARWAIQDLIMTYAACIDAGDLAGVGELFREGTLHSGGGRTGREAVENWFRDILILHSDGTPRTRHVTTNVRIKAEEDTASAHSYFTVFQATADFPLQPVAAGHYDDRFFRRGDEWLFAERTPALRMTGDLTRHLRLDVVRAASSGQ; this is encoded by the coding sequence ATGTCGGCAGACTCGGCCCGGTGGGCGATCCAGGACCTGATCATGACCTACGCCGCGTGCATCGACGCCGGCGATCTGGCCGGGGTGGGCGAATTGTTCCGCGAGGGAACCCTGCACAGCGGCGGCGGCCGGACCGGGCGGGAGGCCGTGGAGAACTGGTTCCGCGACATCCTGATCCTCCACTCCGACGGCACACCGAGGACCCGGCACGTGACGACGAACGTCCGGATCAAGGCCGAGGAGGACACGGCTTCGGCGCACAGCTACTTCACCGTTTTCCAAGCGACGGCCGACTTTCCGCTGCAGCCCGTCGCCGCCGGGCACTACGACGACCGGTTCTTCCGGCGCGGGGACGAGTGGCTCTTCGCGGAGCGGACGCCGGCGCTGCGGATGACCGGGGATTTGACGCGGCATCTCCGGCTGGACGTCGTGCGGGCGGCCAGTTCCGGGCAGTGA
- a CDS encoding ATP-binding protein: MSTRTTQVDDLRLVAQPSAVPCTELFVRLILTDWSLMPMLEQVTNAAVRLVGDVVDQSSPSAPAFVTVRLQLRGDRLVIEVDDDLIAPSPPGDERIGVRPGERGGRTTWCELALPGGISAGQVRLPRRGDRRTLVDEPVSGEPVTADPQVLERLLNRLSTWSE; this comes from the coding sequence TTGAGCACGCGCACTACCCAGGTGGACGACCTCCGGCTGGTGGCGCAGCCGAGCGCGGTCCCGTGCACCGAGCTGTTCGTCCGCCTGATCCTGACCGACTGGTCGCTGATGCCGATGCTGGAGCAGGTCACGAACGCCGCCGTCCGGCTGGTCGGCGACGTCGTCGACCAGAGCAGCCCGTCCGCGCCCGCTTTCGTGACCGTCCGGCTGCAGCTGCGCGGCGACCGGCTCGTCATCGAGGTCGACGACGACCTGATCGCCCCGTCCCCGCCGGGCGACGAGCGGATCGGCGTGCGCCCCGGCGAGCGCGGCGGCCGCACCACGTGGTGCGAACTGGCGCTGCCCGGCGGGATTTCGGCGGGCCAGGTCCGGCTGCCGCGCCGGGGCGACCGCCGCACGCTGGTGGACGAGCCCGTCTCCGGCGAACCGGTCACCGCGGACCCGCAGGTGCTGGAACGGCTTCTCAACCGCCTCAGCACCTGGTCCGAGTAG
- a CDS encoding oligosaccharide flippase family protein: MTALAGPVPSFAARLKSDPLVRNSFFLMATTALGAGSGFVFWIVVARLYPPAEVGWASSLLSAVTLLSYFSGLGLSSSLVRYLPTTLARSAHVSTALTSVAVTGTVLGAGFALVAPLVAPGLSFLSGSFPEVVLFAVLAMAVAQNLLTDSVFVALRAAKYNMLLNGVLMSVVKIGLPIVFVGAGAIGIFLSSTVASAVAAVASVVVIRQRLRIPVRPRLCPATLRSTLSYSLGNYASSCLNLVPLLVIPLLVLRSLGPEASAAYFVAFQIANFVNAVPFAVGEALFAEGSHEQEDLKHLAKRSALLILAIVVPAVSITAALAKPVLTLFGASYAADARNCLVVLAVSAFAVAFNTWSGFLLKVTRKLPAMNLSNLVYAVVTVGLAALGAQHSLVWIAAAWGVGNLASGLVAVVALALRGFRLAPSDKGGSDEDRAHRQRRLRSRRRGA, from the coding sequence ATGACCGCTCTCGCCGGGCCCGTGCCGTCCTTCGCCGCCCGGCTGAAATCCGACCCGCTGGTGCGCAACTCGTTCTTCCTGATGGCCACGACCGCGCTCGGCGCCGGGTCCGGGTTCGTGTTCTGGATCGTCGTCGCCCGGCTGTACCCGCCCGCCGAGGTGGGCTGGGCGAGTTCGCTGCTGTCGGCGGTGACGCTGCTGAGCTATTTCAGCGGGCTCGGGCTCAGCTCCAGCCTCGTCCGGTACCTGCCCACGACGCTGGCCCGCAGTGCGCACGTCAGCACCGCGCTCACCTCGGTGGCTGTCACCGGCACTGTCCTCGGGGCCGGATTCGCCCTCGTCGCACCGCTGGTCGCGCCCGGGTTGTCGTTCCTCAGCGGGTCGTTCCCGGAGGTCGTGCTGTTCGCGGTGCTGGCGATGGCCGTCGCGCAGAATCTGCTGACCGACTCGGTCTTCGTCGCCCTGCGCGCGGCGAAGTACAACATGCTCCTCAACGGCGTCCTGATGAGTGTGGTCAAAATCGGCCTGCCGATCGTTTTCGTCGGCGCGGGCGCGATCGGGATCTTCTTGTCCAGCACCGTGGCCTCCGCTGTCGCCGCCGTCGCGAGCGTCGTCGTCATCCGGCAGCGCCTGCGCATCCCGGTGCGGCCCCGGCTGTGCCCGGCGACGCTGCGTTCCACGCTGTCGTACTCGCTCGGCAATTACGCCTCCAGCTGCCTGAATCTGGTGCCGCTGCTGGTGATTCCGCTGCTTGTGCTGCGTTCGCTCGGCCCGGAGGCGTCGGCGGCCTACTTCGTGGCGTTCCAGATCGCCAACTTCGTCAACGCCGTGCCGTTCGCGGTCGGCGAGGCGTTGTTCGCCGAAGGCTCGCACGAGCAAGAAGACCTCAAGCATCTGGCGAAACGGTCGGCGCTGCTCATTCTCGCGATCGTGGTGCCCGCCGTCAGTATCACCGCCGCGCTGGCGAAACCCGTGCTGACCCTGTTCGGCGCGAGCTACGCCGCCGACGCCCGGAACTGCCTCGTGGTCCTCGCGGTCTCCGCGTTCGCGGTCGCTTTCAATACGTGGTCCGGGTTTCTGCTGAAGGTGACCCGGAAGCTGCCAGCGATGAATCTGTCGAATCTGGTCTACGCGGTCGTCACGGTCGGCCTCGCCGCGCTCGGGGCGCAGCACAGCCTCGTCTGGATCGCGGCGGCCTGGGGCGTCGGCAATCTCGCGTCCGGCCTCGTCGCGGTGGTCGCGCTGGCCTTGCGCGGGTTCCGTTTGGCTCCGAGCGACAAGGGAGGTTCGGATGAAGATCGCGCACATCGTCAACGTCGGCTTCGAAGCCGGCGGCGCGGAGCGTAG
- a CDS encoding DUF4157 domain-containing protein, producing the protein MAEHVRPRRRAAPEAVDGVVSQAGEPLDPRIRAWLEPRFDQDFSQVRVHTDRAAAESADALSSQAYTVGNHIVFNSASTPRKPRRAAVSSRTR; encoded by the coding sequence ATGGCAGAACACGTCCGTCCGCGGCGCCGGGCCGCTCCCGAAGCGGTCGACGGGGTCGTCAGCCAGGCAGGAGAGCCGCTCGACCCGCGGATCCGGGCGTGGCTGGAGCCGCGGTTCGACCAGGATTTCAGCCAGGTCCGGGTGCACACCGACCGCGCTGCCGCCGAATCCGCCGACGCCCTCTCGTCGCAGGCCTACACGGTGGGCAACCACATCGTCTTCAACTCGGCCAGTACGCCCCGGAAACCTCGGCGGGCCGCCGTCTCCTCGCGCACGAGATGA
- a CDS encoding glycosyltransferase family 4 protein, whose product MTSSRPLRILLVSHYYPPHVGGIENVAAQQARKLAARGSEVTVLTSAGPPVPDDGVRVVRIPAFNGVENRTGVPFPVFGPRLGRAVREWVRWADVVHLHDTLYQSSWSAGLRAARTGTPLFLTQHVAVVEHPSALVRAVQHAVYRSVGRRLFRASREVFVVNDSVAAFVRRFRGGSAELLPNGVDTSQYRPASAGEPALLRKRWRLPDDRVLVLFVGRPVPKKGYDLLLAARHHDYDLVFAGERPQHVPADPTVHHLGALSPAEISDLYRACDVFALPSTAEGFPLTVQEAMASGLPIVTTDDPGYASYGLDPTQVALIPRDPDILRATLRSLAADPARREAMGRWSADFAATRFSWPNHVQRLEQAYREALDPAEVRA is encoded by the coding sequence ATGACGTCTTCCCGTCCGCTCCGGATCCTGCTCGTCTCGCATTACTACCCGCCGCACGTCGGGGGAATCGAGAACGTCGCCGCCCAGCAGGCCCGGAAGCTCGCCGCGCGCGGCTCCGAAGTCACCGTGCTGACGAGCGCCGGGCCGCCGGTTCCTGACGACGGTGTCCGGGTCGTGCGCATACCGGCCTTCAACGGGGTGGAGAACCGGACCGGAGTCCCGTTTCCGGTGTTCGGGCCCCGGCTGGGCCGCGCCGTCCGCGAGTGGGTGCGGTGGGCGGATGTCGTCCACCTGCACGACACGCTCTATCAGTCCTCCTGGAGTGCGGGATTGCGAGCCGCGCGGACCGGCACGCCCCTTTTCCTGACCCAGCACGTCGCGGTCGTCGAGCATCCGTCGGCGCTGGTGCGGGCTGTCCAGCACGCGGTGTACCGGTCTGTCGGGCGACGGCTGTTCAGGGCCAGTCGCGAGGTCTTCGTGGTCAACGATTCGGTCGCCGCGTTCGTCCGCCGATTTCGGGGCGGCAGCGCGGAACTGCTTCCCAACGGCGTCGACACCAGCCAGTACCGCCCCGCCTCGGCCGGAGAACCGGCGCTGCTGCGGAAACGCTGGCGGCTGCCCGACGACCGGGTCCTCGTGCTGTTCGTCGGACGGCCGGTGCCGAAGAAGGGATACGACCTGCTCCTCGCCGCCCGCCACCACGACTACGACCTGGTCTTCGCGGGCGAACGGCCTCAGCACGTCCCCGCTGATCCCACCGTCCATCATCTCGGCGCGCTCAGCCCCGCCGAGATCAGCGACCTCTACCGCGCCTGCGACGTCTTCGCCCTGCCCTCCACCGCGGAAGGATTTCCCCTGACTGTCCAAGAAGCCATGGCCTCGGGCCTCCCGATCGTCACCACCGACGACCCGGGATACGCCTCCTACGGACTCGACCCAACCCAAGTCGCCCTCATCCCCCGCGACCCGGACATCCTGCGCGCGACCCTGCGCTCCCTCGCCGCCGATCCCGCGCGCCGCGAAGCCATGGGCCGCTGGTCCGCTGATTTCGCCGCCACCCGGTTCTCCTGGCCGAACCACGTCCAGCGCCTCGAACAGGCCTACCGCGAGGCACTCGACCCGGCCGAGGTCCGGGCATGA
- a CDS encoding polysaccharide pyruvyl transferase family protein — protein MTRVLVVNAFERGNRGDAALLSVLLDQIRRALPGARIAIAGFEHPARWPEFEGVPNLGSFRRYSGEENIPRLRRILRKLSLLPVVALAAARLPRRPLLAVARLLPAEPRRELHALATADLVVSLGGGYLTGRANFASDLNILFLLLPLWLAERFGVRVVTGPQSYGPFPRRVQRVLVRHVLGRADAVLVREDISRDRLTEIGLPPRLLTRGVDSAFAFETRSDRDWRTALGIPADARIAMVTARQWLDGAGQHRYEHALTAGIRHLLGRGYHVVLVPQVTCAFQGDDDRRVNTRLAAGLDHPWLRVLGDDTFDHRDARALYAEADLVIGTRFHSVIFALTAHVPCLAVEYEHKTAGIMRDLGLERWVVGIGEIRDTTLPTLLDSLIDHREDYRRHLREVLPPYARRARDLSPLRHAA, from the coding sequence ATGACCCGCGTCCTCGTCGTCAACGCGTTCGAACGCGGCAACCGCGGCGACGCCGCCTTGCTCAGCGTCCTGCTCGACCAGATCCGCCGCGCACTGCCCGGCGCGCGGATCGCGATCGCCGGTTTCGAGCATCCCGCGCGCTGGCCGGAGTTCGAGGGCGTGCCCAACCTCGGTTCGTTCCGCCGGTACTCGGGCGAGGAGAACATCCCCCGGCTCCGGCGGATCCTGCGCAAACTGAGCCTGCTGCCCGTCGTCGCCCTCGCCGCCGCCCGGCTCCCCCGCCGCCCGCTGCTGGCCGTCGCCCGGCTGCTGCCCGCCGAACCGCGCCGCGAACTGCACGCCCTCGCGACCGCAGACCTCGTCGTCTCCCTCGGCGGCGGCTACCTCACCGGACGCGCGAACTTCGCGTCCGACCTGAACATCCTGTTCCTGCTGCTGCCGCTGTGGCTGGCCGAGCGGTTCGGCGTCCGGGTCGTGACCGGCCCGCAGTCCTACGGCCCGTTTCCCCGGCGGGTCCAGCGCGTGCTGGTCCGCCACGTTCTCGGCCGCGCCGACGCCGTCCTCGTCCGCGAGGACATCAGCCGCGACCGGCTCACCGAAATCGGGCTGCCGCCGCGCCTGCTCACCCGCGGCGTCGACAGCGCCTTCGCCTTCGAAACCCGCTCCGACCGCGACTGGCGCACCGCTCTCGGCATCCCCGCCGACGCCCGGATCGCGATGGTCACCGCCCGCCAGTGGCTCGACGGCGCCGGGCAGCACCGGTACGAGCACGCCTTGACCGCAGGCATCCGCCACCTGCTCGGCCGCGGGTACCACGTCGTCCTGGTCCCTCAGGTGACCTGCGCTTTCCAAGGAGACGACGACCGCAGGGTCAACACCCGCCTCGCCGCCGGCCTCGACCACCCCTGGCTGCGCGTCCTCGGTGACGACACCTTCGACCACCGCGACGCCCGCGCCCTCTACGCCGAGGCCGACCTCGTGATCGGCACCCGATTCCACTCCGTCATCTTCGCCCTCACCGCGCACGTGCCGTGCCTCGCGGTCGAGTACGAGCACAAAACCGCGGGCATCATGCGCGACCTCGGGCTCGAACGATGGGTCGTCGGCATCGGGGAAATCCGGGACACCACGCTGCCCACGCTCCTCGACAGCCTCATCGACCACCGCGAGGACTACCGGCGGCACCTGCGCGAAGTCCTTCCCCCTTACGCGCGCCGGGCCCGCGACCTGAGCCCGCTGCGGCATGCCGCCTGA
- a CDS encoding glycosyltransferase family 4 protein gives MSRERTVVFVTPYYPPDVGGVQTYVHSLAVALREVPGWRPVVVTASTRARSGDGFPVYRLPALAKLSNTPLDPRWPTQIRRILRGEQADYLNVHTPVPGLADAATMVAGRVPVVVTYHAAALAKDGHPVFNTVARAYAGAEGFMLRRADLILGVSDYVADSFRPRYGGKVGVLENAIDPGALAACAVAGRPYAAAFLARLAPTHAWKGLDQLLHAIRLSAPAARLLVIGDGAARPGYEALARKLGIADKVTFSGNLGGDAKFRALRSARSLVLCPTSPNDAFPTVLLEAWANRVPVIATAVGPLAALVDDGVTGLLAAPRSPEALADGLRRLENSPALAETIRENAYELVRSRYTWSHRVTEFIEHLAAVEGEPGGRRAGAARRPGAAARGPRARR, from the coding sequence GTGAGCCGCGAACGAACCGTTGTTTTCGTGACGCCGTACTACCCGCCGGACGTCGGCGGCGTGCAAACCTACGTCCACAGTCTCGCCGTCGCGCTGCGGGAAGTCCCCGGATGGCGGCCCGTCGTCGTCACCGCGAGCACCCGCGCCCGCTCCGGCGACGGCTTCCCGGTCTACCGGCTCCCCGCGCTCGCCAAGCTGTCCAACACCCCGCTCGACCCGCGCTGGCCGACGCAGATCCGCCGCATCCTGCGCGGCGAACAGGCCGATTACCTGAATGTGCACACTCCGGTGCCCGGATTGGCCGACGCCGCGACGATGGTCGCCGGTCGCGTCCCCGTCGTCGTGACCTATCACGCCGCCGCCCTGGCCAAGGACGGCCATCCCGTCTTCAACACCGTCGCACGCGCCTACGCCGGGGCCGAGGGGTTCATGCTCCGGCGGGCCGACCTGATCCTCGGGGTTTCCGATTATGTCGCCGACAGTTTCCGTCCCCGTTACGGCGGCAAAGTCGGGGTGCTGGAGAACGCGATCGATCCCGGAGCGTTAGCCGCTTGCGCGGTGGCGGGCCGCCCCTACGCCGCCGCGTTCCTGGCCCGGCTGGCCCCGACGCACGCGTGGAAAGGCCTGGATCAGCTCCTGCACGCGATACGTCTCTCCGCGCCGGCCGCCCGTCTCCTGGTGATCGGCGACGGGGCCGCGCGTCCCGGATACGAAGCGCTCGCCCGGAAACTCGGGATCGCGGACAAGGTCACCTTCTCCGGAAACCTCGGCGGCGACGCGAAATTCCGGGCGCTCCGCAGTGCCAGATCGCTCGTCCTCTGCCCGACCAGCCCGAACGACGCGTTCCCGACGGTGCTGCTCGAAGCGTGGGCGAACCGGGTGCCCGTCATCGCCACCGCGGTCGGGCCGCTGGCCGCATTGGTGGACGACGGGGTCACCGGGCTGCTCGCCGCGCCGCGTTCTCCCGAGGCGTTGGCTGACGGGCTGCGCCGCCTCGAGAACAGCCCGGCGCTGGCGGAGACGATCCGGGAGAATGCTTACGAACTGGTGCGCAGCCGGTATACGTGGAGCCATCGGGTCACGGAGTTCATTGAGCACCTGGCCGCGGTTGAGGGCGAGCCTGGAGGGCGCCGAGCAGGTGCTGCGCGGCGGCCCGGTGCTGCCGCGCGCGGGCCTCGAGCTCGTCGATAG